The following are encoded together in the Chlorocebus sabaeus isolate Y175 chromosome 20, mChlSab1.0.hap1, whole genome shotgun sequence genome:
- the LCE6A gene encoding late cornified envelope protein 6A, protein MSQQKQQSWKPPNVAKCSPPQRSNPCLAPCSTPCGAPHSEGCHSSSQRPEVQKPRRARRKPRCLSGGTTYRCKEEECEVD, encoded by the coding sequence ATGTCACAGCAGAAGCAGCAATCTTGGAAGCCTCCAAATGTTGCCAAATGCTCACCTCCCCAAAGATCAAACCCCTGCCTGGCTCCCTGCTCGACTCCTTGTGGTGCTCCCCATTCAGAAGGCTGTCATTCCAGTTCCCAAAGGCCTGAGGTTCAGAAGCCCAGGAGGGCTCGTCGAAAGCCGCGCTGCCTAAGTGGGGGCACAACCTACCGCTGCAAAGAGGAAGAGTGTGAAGTTGACTGA